One segment of Penaeus vannamei isolate JL-2024 chromosome 3, ASM4276789v1, whole genome shotgun sequence DNA contains the following:
- the LOC113813945 gene encoding innexin inx2, which produces MFYMPRYLWKCWEGGRVKALVENLNTPVVAPEEKKERLHVVLGYFSRYFHYHDLYAYQFFLCEVMNFVNVVGQIYFTDRFLDYGFSTYGSRVLEFTEQDLGSRHDPMDEIFPKVAKCTFHRFGPSGTIMRHDVLCVLPLNILNEKIFVFLWFWFIIVAVISGCGLVYRMATFSSSFRHLLLRGRSRLALADQLESISKKCQIGDWFLLYLLAKNMDPYIYKDFIRDLDSTLPEKDLKA; this is translated from the exons ATGTTCTACATGCCGCGGTACCTCTGGAAGTGCTGGGAGGGGGGGCGCGTCAAGGCCCTGGTGGAGAACCTGAACACGCCCGTGGTGGCGcccgaggagaagaaggagcggcTCCACGTCGTCCTGGGCTACTTCAGCCGCTACTTCCACTACCACGATCTCTACGCCTACCAGTTCTTCCTGTGCGAGGTCATGAACTTCGTGAACGTGGTCGGCCAGATCTACTTCACGGATCg aTTCCTCGACTACGGCTTCTCCACCTACGGCAGCCGCGTCCTGGAGTTCACCGAGCAGGACCTCGGGAGCCGCCACGACCCCATGGACGAGATCTTCCCGAAGGTGGCCAAGTGCACCTTCCACAGGTTCGGGCCCTCGGGCACCATCATGCGCCACGACGTCCTGTGCGTCCTGCCGCTGAACATCCTCAACGAGAAGATCTTCGTGTTTCTGTGGTTTTG GTTCATCATCGTCGCCGTCATTTCGGGGTGTGGCCTCGTCTACCGCATGGCCACCTTCTCCTCCAGCTTCCGGCACCTTCTGCTCCGCGGCCGCTCTCGCCTGGCACTCGCCGACCAGCTGGAGTCCATCTCCAAGAAGTGCCAGATCGGAGACTGGTTTCTGCTCTATCtcttgg CCAAAAACATGGACCCTTATATCTACAAGGACTTCATCCGGGACCTGGACTCCACACTGCCAGAAAAGGACCTCAAAGcttga